From Gemmatimonadota bacterium:
TCCGGACGGCGGACGACCTGCGCCGTCAGGCCGCGCTGCGCTTCGAGGCCCATGGGATCACCACACAGCAGTACAACGTGCTGCGCATCCTGCGGGGCGCCGGGGCCGGGGGGCTCGCGGTGGGTCAGATCGCCGAACGCATGGTCGAGCGGACGCCGGGCGTCACCCGGCTGGTGGACCGGCTGGTCGACGCCGGATGGGTGGACCGCGACCGCTCCGCCGACGACCGGCGCGTCGTGGTGTGCCGACTGAAGGACGCCGGACGGGACCTCCTGGCGGTGCTCGACCCGACCGTGGAGGGGATGGAGGAGGAGCTGCTCGGATCGCTCACGGAAGAGGAGCAGGTGCAGCTCACGACCCTGTTGGACCGCATCCGGGCGGAGCTCCCGGAACTCGAGGCACCCGGCTGCGAGGCGTCCGACGGCGCCACCGATCCGGATGCGAACCACACCCGAACCGACAACGGAGCACGCACATGAAGACCGTGGCCGAGCTCGACCACGAAGTGAACCAGGCCATCCTGAGCGGGCGCGCCCTGGAGGCCTTCGAGACCCACTATGCGGACGACGTGGTGATGCAGGAGCCCGGCGTGGAGCCGTTCGTGGGCAAGGACCGCAACCGCGCGCGCGAGCAGGAGTTCTTCGCGAGCGTGGAGGACTTCCACGGTGCCGAGTTGGTCGCTTCCGCCGTGGACGGGGACACCACGTTCTCGGAGTGGATGTGGGACGTGACGCTGAAGGGCGTCGGACGGATCCGGATGGAGCAGGTGGCTCGGCGGCGTTGGAAGGACGGGAAGATCGTCCACGAGCGCTTCTACTACACCAAGGGCTGAGCCCGGGCGCCGACGGCACGGAGCCGAGCCGGTACCCGGACGCGGTGTGCAGGACGGTGGAACGAACACGCGGCGAGGTCCGATCGGGCCCCGCCGCGTCGTCGTTCCAGCGCCGTGCCGCGCACCTACTCGAGGATGACGAACAGCGCCTGCTGCGGCGTCCAGTAGAAATCGTTCAGCGCACCGCCCGCGATGGGCTTGGCCTCCCGGGTCGCGAGCGCATCGGCGACATCCGTCTTGCCGTTGAACGCCACGATCAGGATGCCCAGCGCCCGCCCTCCGAAGACGCCGCCTTTCACGCTGCGCAGATCCACGGACGTCCAGGTGTAGGTCATGCCCTTGTACTGGAAGGGCGGGACCTCCCCGTCCATCTCCTTCGGCACCATGCCCGCGGCGCCCGAGAGCGGGAAGCGGCCCTTGTCCTCGAGGACCTCGTAGGCCGTATGGCGGATGGTGTTGAAGTCGGTGAGGATGCGCGCGCTGTCGGCGCGGCCGATGGGGCCGCGCATGCGTGGCACGGCGATGGCGGCCAGGATGCCGATCATCACCATGGCGGACAGCAGCTCGGGCAGCGTGAACCCGGCGCGCCGGGACGGTCGACGGGGGCTCATGGACGGCCTCCCCCGGACACGAGGAGACGGCCGGGGTCATCATACTCGGCGAGATGGGAAGCCTGTCCATCCACCTCGGCCGTAAGGGAGTAGCGCGTTCCGCTCGGGTGATACTGGAGGCCGTCGAAGCCGAACTGCAGCTCGTCGAGGGAACCCGGCAGGCGGCCCTGCTCGGCCCGGAACGCCTCCACGCCCAGCACGGTCAGGGCGGCGTGGGCGTGCGCGACATCGGCGGCCTGCTGGCTGGTCAGCGCGACCGGCTCCCGCTTCAGGGACACCGCGTTGAAGATCAGCACGCCCACCAGCACCACGCTCGATCCGATCATCGTGCTGGGGCGCGCGAGGAACGGCTTGCTCGGTCGCTGCGCCTCGGTGACCTGGCGAGCGGTCTCGGACCGCTCCTCCACGCGTTGCATCACGGACGCCAGCGCCTCCTGTTCGGCGGCGCTCGGTCCGAGGTCGATCGACGGGTCCATGGGCTTTCTTGGGCTCGCACCGGGGCACGCCCCTCCGGACGAGCCCCTCGGCCCCTGGAGTATCGGCCGGGCGGGGGGAGGGATTGAGCCGGGGCTGCCGGCCTGGCCCCCCCGGCTCCCCTCCCCGCCTCAGCCGCCCCGGCGCGTGGATCCCGTGCGCGGCCGCTCGTTCTGGAGCTCGGTCAGGTCGGCGCTCCAGCGGTCGTCGCCCAGCAGGTGGCGGACGAAGTACTCGGCACGCAGCCAGTACCAGTAGTCGCTCATGTTGCCGTACCCGTGACGCTGCCCGGGGAAGACGAAGAAATCGAAGCGCTTCCCGGCCCGGATCAACGCCTCCGCCATGCGGTGCGTGCCCGCGTGGTGCACGTTGTTGTCCACGTCCCCGGTGGTCAGCAGGAGATGGCCCTTCAGGTTCGCGGCCAGATCCGAGTTCTTGGGGATGTCGTACTCGAAGGTGACCTCGCCGTCGTCTCCTTCCACCTCCTTCACCCCGTGATGCTTCTCCGACCAGTTCTGGTTGTAGACGTCGTTGTTGTGGTTCCCGGAGGAGGAGACGGCCACCTTGAAGAAGTCCGGATAGACCAGCATGGCCGCGGTGGACATGAAGCCGCCGCCGGAGTGCCCGTAGATCCCCACGCGCTCCAGGTCGATGAAGGCGTGGCGGGCGCCCAACTGCTCCAGGGCGGCCTTCTTGTCGTCGAGGCCGTAGTCGCGCAGGTCGCCGTAGCCGTAGTTGTGGTACCACTTGGAGCGGGCCGGATGGCCCCCCCGGTTCCCGATGGTCACCACCACGAAGCCGAACTGCGCCAGCCCCTGCTCGTACGGAGCCAGCGAGAAGCTCTTGGCCACCGACTCCGTCTGCGGTCCGGGATACACGTAGGCCACGACCGGATAGACCCGGGTGGAGTCGAAGTCGTACGGCTTGTACATCACGCCGTAGAGATCCGTCACGCCGTCGGCAGCCTTCACGTGATAGGGCTCCGGCATCCGGTAGCCCGCCGCCTCCAGGCGGCTCAGGTCCGCGGTCTCCAGGTCCAGCACCTTCCGGCCCGCAGCATCGAACAGCGCCACGGCCGGTGTGGTGTCCACGCGGGAATGGTTGTCCACGAACCACCGGCGGGACTCCGACATCTCCACGTCGTGGTCGGCATCCCCGGGGTTGAGCAGCGTCACGCCCCCACCGTTGAGGCCCACCCGGTAGAGGTGTCGGTAGTACGGGTCCTCGCCGGCCTCGCGTCCGTTGGCCACCAGGTAGGCGAACCCGCGGGCCTCGTCGACCCCCACCAACTCGTCGACGTGCCAGGGCCCCGAGGTGAGCTGCGCCCGCAGCGTGCCGTCGGCGCCGTACCGGTAGAGATGGGCCCAGCCGTCCTGTTCCGACCACCACAACAGATCGCCGTTGTCCAGCCGGTGCGGGTCCTGGTGCTCCACGTAGGTGTTCAGCCGCTCCTCGATGACCACGCGCACCTGTCCCGTGGCCGGGTCGGCGGAGAGCACGTCCACCCGGTGCTGATCGCGGCTGCGCCGCCAGAAGTACAACTCGTCGTTCTGATCGGAGAGCCAGCGCGTGATGGGGATCTCCTCGGAGCCGTTCCCGCCTCCTCCGCCGAAGAACCCGCCACCCCCCGTGCTCTCGGGGTCGTCGAAGACCCCCATGCGCTGATCCTTCCAGGGCGTGTCGTCGATCTTCTTCGGAGCGCGCGCTTCCAGGTCGAAGACCCACAGCTCGGTCTGGGTGACGTTCTCCTCGCCGGGCATGTCGTACTTGTACGTCTCGAGCTGGGGTCGCTCATTCCCCGTGCTGTGGATCACCCAGAGGTCTCCCACCTCGCGCCGGTCCTGGCGCGTGAGCGCCAGCCACCGCGCGTCGTGCGACCAGGATACGCCCGAGCGCTGCCGCTTGTCGTACTCCTTCAGGGTCTCGTCGTCGTTGTCGCCGCGGCCGGCGAAGCCCCAGCTGTAGTGCTCCTCGCCGTCGGTGGTCAGACGGATCTCCTCCACCTGCACGCCGGCCTCGGCCGAATCCGCTTCCTCCCCGGTCTTGCCGCGGCGGGCGTCGAGGATCTTCCGGTATTCGTCCCAGCTCATCATCCAGAGATCGAAGTGACGGCTGAAGACGACCCAGGAGGTGTCCGGCGAGACGCTGGCCCACGCCGGATGCCGGTCCGGCGCTTCGTAGTCGTCCAGGCGCCGCAGCGTACGGGTGTCCACGTCGTACTCGAAGTACATGACCTCCTTGCGGGTGCGCGGCCGGCGCTGCCCCTGCCGCTGCTCGTCCTGTCCGCGGGCCGTGTCCGCCTCGACGATCTCCTCGTCCTGCGAGGTCTCCACCTCGAACTGGAGGGTGTTGTCGTCGACGAAGCGGATGTTGCGGATCGGGAGGTGCTGCGCGTCCCAGGGGTCGCGCGTCAGCCGCGTGAGCTCGGCCGCGATCCGGTCCCGGTCGAAGATCTGTTGGCGCGTGCCACGGGCGGGATCGACCAGAAGGAAGTCCTTGCCGTCGGAGTCCTCCCACTCGTACCAGAAGCGGTCGCCGTTGCGGATCCACTGCGGGTCGACGCGGGTGTCGCCGACCAGCTCCGAGATACGGTACGGCGCGAAGCGGGCGGCCAGCGCGTAGTTGGCGGAGCCCGCGCCGCCCACGCGGGCATCCGGCGCCTGCTGCGCTCCGACCGGAGGCACCAGGAGGGCGGTGAGGACGACCAGGAAGGAGACACGACGCATCGGCTGGACTCCGGTGGAGAGGAGCGCGGGGACCCGCCCCAAGAGGGGGCCGGGAGGGCATGCGGGCAATGGTCCTTCCCCTCCGGAACCGAACCCCGCTCGCCGCCGGGGGTACCGTCCCGGCGTTTCGGCCCCACTCGGGGGCCGAGCTCCCAGGAAGGACGAACCATGCGCTCCCTCGCACCGCACGCGCGCCGGACGGCCGTGCTGGCCCTCCACTTCGCGCTCATGGCGGCGCCTCTCGCCGCCCAGGTCCCCCAGACGCTCCCCCCCACCAACCAGGCGATGTTCGCGCCGCTCGAGCTGCCCGACCCGGGCCTCGTGCGCGCCCCCACGGGCGAGCCCGGCGAGGACTACTGGCAACAGCGCGCCGACTACCGCATCCGCGCCACGCTGGACCCCTCCGCGCACCGCGTCACGGGCTCGGAGACCATCACGTACACCAACAACTCCCCGGGCGAGCTGGAATTCCTCTGGATCCAGCTCGAACAGAACCTCTTCCGTCCCGGCAGCCGCGGCGCCCTCGTGAACTCGGGATCGCGGTGGCGGGGCGCGTTCCCCGGGGGCGGCGTGGACCTGTCCCGCGTGGAGGTGGTCCACAGCGGGACACGCTACCGTCCCTCGACCACGATCGACGACACACGGATGCGCCTGGACCTCGAGACGCCGCTCGCGGGTGAAGGCGGAACGATCGACATCGAGATCGATTGGTCCTTCGTCATCCCCGAGTACGGCGCCGACCGCATGGGACGGCTGGAAGGGGCCGACGGCTGGGTCTACGAGCTGGCCCAGTGGTATCCGCGCATGTACGTCTACGACGACGTGGACGGCTGGAACCCCCTGCCCTACCTGGGCCAGGGCGAGTTCTATCTCGACTACGGCACCTACGACGTCGAGATCACCGTGCCCCGGGACGTCATCGTCGTGGCGGGAGGAGAGCTCCTCAACCCGCAGGACGTGCTGACCGCGGAGCAGCAGCGCCGGATGGAGCGCGCACGCGCGACGCGCGAGACCGTGATGATCGTCTCGGCGGACGAGGTCGGTACGGCGGCCAGCCGGCCCTCCGGATCGGGGGCGCTGACCTGGAAGTACCGCCTCGAGAACGCGCGCGACTTCAGCTGGGCCGCGTCGCGCGCCTTCATCTGGGACGCCAGCAGCTGGGAAGGCGTCCTGCTCCAGTCCGCCTACCCCCGTGAAGGGATCGGTACCGACGAGAACCCCGGCTGGGAGCGGTCCACCGAGTACCTGCAGCACACGATCCCCTACTACTCGCAGCAGTGGTTCCGCTTCCCCTGGCCGGTGGCCGTGAACGTGGCCGGGATCGTGGGCGGGATGGAGTACCCCGGCATCGTCTTCTGCTCGGTGCGCGCCCGCGGCCAGGGGCTCTTCGGCGTGACCGACCACGAGTTCGGTCACTCGTGGTTCCCGATGATCGTGGGCAACGACGAGCGCCGCTACGCGTGGATGGACGAAGGCTTCAACACCTTCATCAACCACTACTCGAACCTGGCCTTCTACGGGGACGACGCGCAGCGGGCCCAGTCGACCAGTTCGCCGAACATCGTGCAGCAGATGCTGGCGGCGACCGCGGACCAGCCCATCGAGACCTATCCGGACGTGTTGCGCCGCGAAGGTCTCGGCTTCATGGCCTACCGCAAGCCCGGCTACGGCCTGATCCTGCTGCGGGAGCTCGTGCTCGGGCCCGACCGCTTCGACGCGGCGTTCAAGAGCTACATCCGCAACTGGGCCTACAAGCACCCGAAGCCGTGGGACTTCTACCGCATGATGGAGGAGGTCAGCGGGGAGCAGCTCGCCTGGTTCTGGCGGGGTTGGTTCCGGACCACGGAGACGCTCGACCAGTCCGTGGCTGGCGTGGCCTACGAGCAGGGCACCACCCGCGTGCGCCTCACCAACCGCTCCGGGCTGATCATGCCCGTACCTCTGGAGATCGAGCTCGAGAACGGGGAGGTGCTGCGGGAGACCCTGCCGGCCGAGGTCTGGATGCGCGGTGACGACTACGTCCTCGAGCTGGAGACGGCGGCCGCACCGGTCCGGGTGACCATCGATCCCGCGGCGCTCCTGCCGGATACGGATCGATCGAACGACACCTGGACGGTGCGTCCGGTGAGCTGACCCCCGACGGGGTCGACCCGACCCTTCCTGCCGAGGCAGCGGCCCGGCGCCCCTGAGGCGCCGGCGCCGCACCCACCTGCGGGCGCCCCTCCGGGGGCGCCCGTTGTCGTAGGAGCGCAACGGCCGATCTGGCACACCGGTTGCTCCCCCACGGTGCAGCAGGTCGCACCGACGCGGCGCAGAGGTCGCGGGCGAGGTCCGCGACCGGCGGCGCTCCTCAACCGACGGAGGTGGACGGAGGATGCGGATCATGACCCGGTCGGCCCTCGCGCTGGGCCTGACCCTCGGCCTGGCGGCCTGTCTCGACCAGACGCCCCTCGACCCGACCCTCTGGGAGCACCTGGACGTCGTCGAGGACTCGGTCGTTCTCGACGCCCGCGTCACGTACCTGGGCGGAGAAGAGCTGCCGGTGCTGGCCGCGGCGGACGCCGCAGGCGGCGGCGCCTCCTACAAGATGAAGCAGGTGGCCCGCGTGGATCCGCCGGTCGTCGCCGGCGTGCAGCTCCAGGCCTCCCACCTGGTGCGGGACGGGTCGCGCGCCTTCGTGGCCTACAACGTCCGAGGGGAGGTCTTCCGCGGCGCCATCGACGTCTTCGACAAGCTCAACGACGAGGATCCCCGCCTGCGCGCTCAGGCGTTGCTCTACGACTCCGAGGTGTCCGCCGTCGACCTGTCGGGCGGCGACCTGTACCTGGCCACCGCCACTGCGGACGAGTCCTTCCGCACCCCGGCCGTCCTGGAGGTGATGTCGGTCGCGAACGGCGCCAAGGCGCTCGTCTCGCAGCGTCGCGTGGAGCTGTCGAGCTTCGCCGGCACCGGCGTGAAGGTGTACGGCGGGGAGATCTACGCGACGTCGGGCTCGAGCGGGCATCTCACGGTGTTCGATCGCTCCTTGAACCCGGTCTTCACCGATGCGCTGAACGACGCGCGGGCCGTGGATGTCACCGATCGTTGGGTCGTGGCGATGCGAGGCACGCCGGGCATGCTCCGCGTCTACGACCGGCGTTCGCGCTCACGGCTGCGCGACATCACCCTCGGCGGGGCCAGCACCCCGAACGCGAAATCCTCCCTCTTCGTGCTGGGGGACCTCGCCTTCGCCGCGGCGGGGGACGGGGGCGTGGTGGTCGCCAACGTGGCCACGGGCGAGATCGTCGAGCGCGTGCCCGCGCCGCGGGGACCGGGTGTCTCGGTCTCCAACGGGCTCGCCTGGTACAAGGACCTGCTGTTCGTCGCGAACGGCGAGGGCGGGCTGTGGATGGCCGAGGCGCGCACCGACCTGGATCGTCTCGGGAACGGCGCGCCCGGGTTCGAGATCGTGGGTCGCATCGACCTCAAGGGCTCGGCCAACTTCGTGGACGTGAAGGGCGACCTGCTGTTCGTGGCCACCGGCCTCGCCGGTCTCACCATCGTGGAGTTCGACGACTGATCATGCGTGCCGCGCTCCTGCTCTCCGGACTGCTCCTCGGCGGAGCGCTCGTGATTCCCGCCCCGGGCGTCGCCCAGTCCTCCTGTGCCGTGGCGGCCCGGGTGGACGACGGCTGGTCCGCGTACCGGTCGGGTGCGCTCGAGGACGCGCGCGCGGCCTTCGACCACGTACGCGCGGCCTGCCCCGATCACACGGGCGCGCTGGTGGGCCTGGCCTACGTGGACCTGCGTCTGGATCGGCGCGCGGAAGCGCGGCAGGCATTGGAGGAGGTGCTGCGCGTGCAGCCCGACCACGGGGACGCGCGCAAGGCGCTGGCGCGCCTGGAGGCCCGGGAGGGCCGGCTGGAGACGGCCGACCGGGAGTGGCGACGCGTCCTGGAGCAGCATCCCTCGGACGTCGAAGCGCTGGTGGGTCGCGCGCAGACGCTGCGCTGGCTGGGAGACGCACGCGCCGCCCGTCCCCTGCTGGAGCGGGCGGAGGACGTCGCGCCGTAC
This genomic window contains:
- a CDS encoding MarR family transcriptional regulator, with protein sequence MPSPPRSLADALRQGQPFRSPAQEALLGLFRTADDLRRQAALRFEAHGITTQQYNVLRILRGAGAGGLAVGQIAERMVERTPGVTRLVDRLVDAGWVDRDRSADDRRVVVCRLKDAGRDLLAVLDPTVEGMEEELLGSLTEEEQVQLTTLLDRIRAELPELEAPGCEASDGATDPDANHTRTDNGART
- a CDS encoding SnoaL-like domain-containing protein, with amino-acid sequence MKTVAELDHEVNQAILSGRALEAFETHYADDVVMQEPGVEPFVGKDRNRAREQEFFASVEDFHGAELVASAVDGDTTFSEWMWDVTLKGVGRIRMEQVARRRWKDGKIVHERFYYTKG
- a CDS encoding type II secretion system protein, which translates into the protein MSPRRPSRRAGFTLPELLSAMVMIGILAAIAVPRMRGPIGRADSARILTDFNTIRHTAYEVLEDKGRFPLSGAAGMVPKEMDGEVPPFQYKGMTYTWTSVDLRSVKGGVFGGRALGILIVAFNGKTDVADALATREAKPIAGGALNDFYWTPQQALFVILE
- a CDS encoding DPP IV N-terminal domain-containing protein → MRRVSFLVVLTALLVPPVGAQQAPDARVGGAGSANYALAARFAPYRISELVGDTRVDPQWIRNGDRFWYEWEDSDGKDFLLVDPARGTRQQIFDRDRIAAELTRLTRDPWDAQHLPIRNIRFVDDNTLQFEVETSQDEEIVEADTARGQDEQRQGQRRPRTRKEVMYFEYDVDTRTLRRLDDYEAPDRHPAWASVSPDTSWVVFSRHFDLWMMSWDEYRKILDARRGKTGEEADSAEAGVQVEEIRLTTDGEEHYSWGFAGRGDNDDETLKEYDKRQRSGVSWSHDARWLALTRQDRREVGDLWVIHSTGNERPQLETYKYDMPGEENVTQTELWVFDLEARAPKKIDDTPWKDQRMGVFDDPESTGGGGFFGGGGGNGSEEIPITRWLSDQNDELYFWRRSRDQHRVDVLSADPATGQVRVVIEERLNTYVEHQDPHRLDNGDLLWWSEQDGWAHLYRYGADGTLRAQLTSGPWHVDELVGVDEARGFAYLVANGREAGEDPYYRHLYRVGLNGGGVTLLNPGDADHDVEMSESRRWFVDNHSRVDTTPAVALFDAAGRKVLDLETADLSRLEAAGYRMPEPYHVKAADGVTDLYGVMYKPYDFDSTRVYPVVAYVYPGPQTESVAKSFSLAPYEQGLAQFGFVVVTIGNRGGHPARSKWYHNYGYGDLRDYGLDDKKAALEQLGARHAFIDLERVGIYGHSGGGFMSTAAMLVYPDFFKVAVSSSGNHNNDVYNQNWSEKHHGVKEVEGDDGEVTFEYDIPKNSDLAANLKGHLLLTTGDVDNNVHHAGTHRMAEALIRAGKRFDFFVFPGQRHGYGNMSDYWYWLRAEYFVRHLLGDDRWSADLTELQNERPRTGSTRRGG
- a CDS encoding M1 family metallopeptidase; translation: MRSLAPHARRTAVLALHFALMAAPLAAQVPQTLPPTNQAMFAPLELPDPGLVRAPTGEPGEDYWQQRADYRIRATLDPSAHRVTGSETITYTNNSPGELEFLWIQLEQNLFRPGSRGALVNSGSRWRGAFPGGGVDLSRVEVVHSGTRYRPSTTIDDTRMRLDLETPLAGEGGTIDIEIDWSFVIPEYGADRMGRLEGADGWVYELAQWYPRMYVYDDVDGWNPLPYLGQGEFYLDYGTYDVEITVPRDVIVVAGGELLNPQDVLTAEQQRRMERARATRETVMIVSADEVGTAASRPSGSGALTWKYRLENARDFSWAASRAFIWDASSWEGVLLQSAYPREGIGTDENPGWERSTEYLQHTIPYYSQQWFRFPWPVAVNVAGIVGGMEYPGIVFCSVRARGQGLFGVTDHEFGHSWFPMIVGNDERRYAWMDEGFNTFINHYSNLAFYGDDAQRAQSTSSPNIVQQMLAATADQPIETYPDVLRREGLGFMAYRKPGYGLILLRELVLGPDRFDAAFKSYIRNWAYKHPKPWDFYRMMEEVSGEQLAWFWRGWFRTTETLDQSVAGVAYEQGTTRVRLTNRSGLIMPVPLEIELENGEVLRETLPAEVWMRGDDYVLELETAAAPVRVTIDPAALLPDTDRSNDTWTVRPVS